In Thermoplasmataceae archaeon, the genomic window GCGTTTTTTATTGCCGCCTTCGCTCTTGCCGTAATACATGTACCCAATATTCGCGGTCGGAGCCTTTGCTTTCGCCATTTCAAGTTCCCTTTTTTTCTCGTCCTCAATATTGCGGCGGTTTTCCTCGCTTATACGCCTTTTGTACTCTGTGGCCCACTGCCTTATGTCCTTTTCCCAGAGTTCTGGGTTTGACACCGAAAAATCCTTTATCTGTAGAGATGCTCCCTGATAAAATCTGATGGAAACAATCCTCTTTTTGCCCATATTCAATCTAGGCACTGCTTTGCCAACATCTTCAAGAGCGTCCAGCTTTACTTCCATATCAACAAGGGATGGAGCAGCTCTGAATATTCCGCGTCTGCCATTCCTAACATATATGATGCGCTTATTCGTGAGATACAGTGATCCCTTGGACACCTTGACACCATGATCGAAGAGCAGAGTCCGTTCAGACAGAATCTCGTGCTCGTCACTCTCATATATTGGCATACTTGAGATCATTGTTGACTGGAATATAATTATTTATACAGCATTTTTTTCACCAAAAAATGGCACCCCCTTTTATCTCAGTCCCCGACGTGTATTATCCTGCTTCCCTGGAACTCAAACCTGAAAGGCTCCGGCCTCATACCTCCGATTTCCCTTGTTATCCTTTCATGATACTCGGGTTTTGCATAGAATAACAGGAAACCTCCTCCCCCAGCTCCTATGAGCTTCCCCCCGGTAGC contains:
- a CDS encoding zinc ribbon domain-containing protein, which gives rise to MPIYESDEHEILSERTLLFDHGVKVSKGSLYLTNKRIIYVRNGRRGIFRAAPSLVDMEVKLDALEDVGKAVPRLNMGKKRIVSIRFYQGASLQIKDFSVSNPELWEKDIRQWATEYKRRISEENRRNIEDEKKRELEMAKAKAPTANIGYMYYGKSEGGNKKR